In one window of Episyrphus balteatus chromosome 3, idEpiBalt1.1, whole genome shotgun sequence DNA:
- the LOC129914163 gene encoding ras-like GTP-binding protein RhoL, translating into MASLRPLKITIVGDGMVGKTCLLITYTQNEFPNEYIPTVFDNHACNIVVDGKDYNLTLWDTAGQEDYERLRPLSYPNTDCFLLCYSISSRTSFENIKSKWWPEIRHFSNNVPVVLIGTKLDLRIPNSEKFVTQAEGRKLRKEIHAHSLVECSAKKKVNLGEVFEDAVRAVEKKPRHRPRQCAIL; encoded by the exons ATGGCTTCTCTTAGACCATTAAAAATCACAATTGTCGGTGATGGTATGGTTGGCAAAACCTGCCTTCTAATAACCTACACTCAAAATGAATTTCCCAACGAGTACATCCCAACAGTTTTTGACAATCATGCATGCAATATAGTTGTTGATGGTAAGGACTATAACCTCACACTATGGGATACAGCTGGACAGGAAGACTATGAAAGACTGAGACCTTTAAGTTACCCAAAt actGACTGTTTCCTTTTGTGCTATTCAATAAGTAGTCGTACATCatttgaaaatatcaaaagcAAATGGTGGCCGGAAATTCGTCATTTTTCCAATAACGTTCCCGTTGTTCTAATTGGCACAAAACTAGATTTGAGAATTCCAAATTCTGAGAAGTTTGTTACACAAGCCGAAGGCAGGAAACTGCGTAAAGAAATTCACGCTCATTCCCTTGTTGAGTGTTCAGCGAAAAAGAAGGTTAACCTGGGTGAAGTGTTTGAAGACGCCGTCCGAGCTGTTGAAAAGAAACCCAGACATCGACCAAGGCAATGTGCTATACTGTAA